A genomic stretch from Streptomyces venezuelae ATCC 10712 includes:
- a CDS encoding RsmB/NOP family class I SAM-dependent RNA methyltransferase, with protein MSEQARRRPHKPYRRPQKDPVRMLAFEALRAVDERDAYANLVLPPLLRKAREKGDFDGRDAALATELVYGTLRRQGTYDAIISACVDRPLREVDPPVLDVLALGAHQLLGTRIPTHAAVSASVELARVVLGDGRAKFVNAVLRKISQQDLDAWVAQVAPPYDEDPEDHLAVVHSHPRWVVSALWDSLGGGRAGIEDLLEADNERPEVTLVARPGRSTTDELAEATETLPGRWSPYALRMAEGGEPGAIEAVKDGRAGVQDEGSQLVAIALANAPVEGSDARWLDGCAGPGGKAALLAALASERGAALLASEKQPHRARLVERALAGNPGPYQVIAADGTRPPWRPGSFDRVLMDVPCSGLGALRRRPEARWRRRPEDLDGFAPLQRALLTEALSAVRVGGVVGYATCSPHLAETRVVVDDVLKKVGGAELIDARPLLPGVPALGDGPDVQLWPHLHGTDAMYLALLRRTA; from the coding sequence TTGAGCGAGCAGGCACGTCGCCGTCCCCACAAGCCCTACCGGCGGCCCCAGAAGGACCCCGTCCGGATGCTCGCCTTCGAGGCGCTCAGGGCGGTGGACGAGCGGGACGCCTACGCGAACCTGGTGCTGCCGCCGCTGCTCAGGAAGGCCCGGGAGAAGGGCGACTTTGATGGGCGGGACGCGGCCCTCGCGACCGAGCTGGTGTACGGGACGCTCCGCCGCCAGGGCACGTACGACGCGATCATCTCCGCCTGCGTCGACCGGCCTCTGCGCGAGGTCGACCCGCCCGTGCTCGACGTGCTCGCCCTCGGCGCGCACCAGCTGCTCGGCACCCGCATCCCCACCCACGCCGCCGTCTCGGCCAGCGTCGAGCTGGCCCGCGTGGTGCTGGGCGACGGGCGGGCCAAGTTCGTGAACGCGGTGCTGCGGAAGATCTCGCAGCAGGACCTCGACGCCTGGGTGGCGCAGGTCGCCCCGCCGTACGACGAGGACCCCGAGGACCACCTGGCCGTCGTCCACTCGCACCCCCGCTGGGTCGTCTCGGCGCTCTGGGACTCCCTCGGCGGCGGCCGTGCCGGCATCGAGGACCTCCTGGAGGCGGACAACGAACGGCCCGAGGTCACCCTCGTCGCCCGCCCCGGCCGCTCCACCACCGACGAGCTCGCCGAGGCCACCGAGACCCTGCCGGGCCGCTGGTCGCCGTACGCCCTCCGGATGGCGGAGGGCGGCGAGCCCGGTGCCATCGAGGCCGTCAAGGACGGGCGGGCGGGCGTCCAGGACGAGGGCAGCCAGCTCGTCGCGATCGCCCTCGCCAACGCCCCGGTCGAGGGTTCCGACGCCCGCTGGCTCGACGGCTGCGCCGGCCCCGGCGGCAAGGCGGCGCTGCTCGCCGCCCTCGCCTCCGAGCGCGGCGCCGCGCTGCTCGCCTCCGAGAAGCAGCCCCACCGCGCCCGCCTCGTGGAGCGCGCCCTGGCCGGCAACCCCGGCCCGTACCAGGTGATCGCCGCCGACGGCACCCGTCCGCCGTGGCGCCCCGGCTCCTTCGACCGGGTCCTCATGGACGTGCCCTGCTCGGGCCTCGGCGCCCTGCGCCGCCGCCCGGAGGCCCGGTGGCGCCGCCGCCCCGAGGACCTGGACGGCTTCGCCCCGCTCCAGCGCGCCCTGCTGACGGAGGCGCTGAGCGCCGTCCGCGTCGGCGGTGTCGTCGGGTACGCGACCTGCTCGCCGCATCTGGCCGAGACCCGGGTCGTCGTCGACGACGTCCTGAAGAAGGTCGGCGGCGCCGAGCTGATCGACGCCCGCCCGCTGCTGCCGGGCGTCCCGGCGCTCGGCGACGGACCGGACGTCCAGCTGTGGCCGCATCTGCACGGCACGGACGCCATGTACCTGGCACTGCTGCGCCGGACCGCGTGA
- a CDS encoding contact-dependent growth inhibition system immunity protein, with amino-acid sequence MPLTPLQHDHRYGEMDQVLRAYAGQPADDTEEKPSEALTAYLRLTWHTRPWAIGIAESQLREYARHPPGPLRLRLGEVYPLPDPGLDGPLIQPWLLTVAGHLRRCLAEGDMPPPGPPRTRWEWQARFPELGQLLGGWFSQDFGEEFEDHEQALRDYLEGTERSLVARLCGEVHELLALRLDEADYAYGLAQLGLEVDPPVPYTHGAWLMAIAEDTLRG; translated from the coding sequence ATGCCGCTGACCCCTCTCCAGCACGACCACCGGTACGGCGAGATGGACCAGGTGCTCCGCGCGTACGCCGGTCAGCCCGCCGACGACACCGAGGAGAAGCCCAGCGAGGCCCTGACCGCCTATCTGCGGCTCACCTGGCACACCCGCCCATGGGCGATCGGCATCGCGGAGAGCCAGCTGCGCGAGTACGCCCGCCATCCCCCGGGGCCGCTGCGGCTGCGCCTCGGGGAGGTCTACCCGCTGCCCGACCCGGGACTCGACGGGCCGCTGATCCAGCCGTGGCTGCTCACCGTCGCCGGGCACCTGCGGCGCTGCCTGGCGGAGGGCGACATGCCGCCGCCCGGGCCGCCCCGCACCCGCTGGGAGTGGCAGGCCCGGTTCCCCGAGCTCGGGCAGCTGCTCGGCGGCTGGTTCTCGCAGGACTTCGGGGAGGAGTTCGAGGACCACGAGCAGGCCCTGCGCGACTACCTGGAGGGCACCGAGCGGTCGCTGGTGGCGCGGCTCTGCGGAGAGGTGCACGAGCTGCTGGCCCTGCGGCTCGACGAGGCGGACTACGCGTACGGGCTGGCCCAGCTGGGTCTCGAGGTGGACCCGCCCGTCCCGTACACGCACGGCGCGTGGCTGATGGCGATCGCCGAGGACACCCTGCGGGGCTGA
- the fmt gene encoding methionyl-tRNA formyltransferase has protein sequence MKLVFAGTPEVAVPALDALLASGRHEVAAVVTRPDAPAGRGRRLVASPVAQRAEEAGIEVLKPARPRDEDFLARLREIAPDCCPVVAYGALLPKVALDIPARGWVNLHFSLLPAWRGAAPVQHSLMAGDQVTGASTFLIEEGLDSGPVYGVVTEDIRPTDTSGDLLTRLAFAGAGLLAATMDGIEDGTLKAVPQPIEGITLAPKIQVEDAQVDFAAPALRVDRVVRGCTPAPGAWTLFRGERLKLIQVTPLPDRTDLAPGELAAGKNNVYAGTGSYAVELLWVQPQGKKPMKAADWARGVRIAPGELLGV, from the coding sequence ATGAAGCTCGTCTTCGCAGGCACCCCCGAGGTCGCCGTACCCGCCCTGGACGCCCTGCTCGCCTCCGGCCGGCACGAGGTGGCCGCCGTCGTCACCCGGCCGGACGCTCCCGCCGGGCGCGGACGGCGGCTGGTCGCCAGCCCGGTGGCCCAGCGGGCGGAGGAGGCCGGGATCGAGGTCCTGAAGCCGGCCAGGCCCCGTGACGAGGACTTCCTCGCCCGGCTGCGGGAGATCGCCCCGGACTGCTGCCCGGTCGTCGCGTACGGCGCGCTGCTGCCCAAGGTGGCCCTCGACATCCCCGCCCGCGGCTGGGTCAACCTGCACTTCTCGCTGCTGCCGGCCTGGCGGGGCGCCGCGCCCGTGCAGCACTCCCTGATGGCGGGCGACCAGGTGACGGGCGCGTCCACCTTCCTCATCGAGGAGGGCCTGGACTCGGGCCCCGTCTACGGCGTCGTCACCGAGGACATCCGGCCCACCGACACCAGCGGCGACCTGCTGACCCGGCTCGCCTTCGCGGGCGCCGGGCTGCTCGCCGCGACCATGGACGGCATCGAGGACGGCACCCTCAAGGCGGTGCCGCAGCCGATCGAGGGGATCACCCTCGCCCCGAAGATCCAGGTCGAGGACGCCCAGGTCGACTTCGCCGCCCCCGCGCTCCGGGTGGACCGGGTGGTCCGCGGCTGCACCCCCGCCCCCGGTGCCTGGACCCTCTTCCGCGGCGAGCGCCTGAAGCTGATCCAGGTCACCCCGCTCCCGGACCGCACCGACCTCGCTCCGGGCGAGCTCGCGGCGGGCAAGAACAACGTGTACGCCGGCACCGGTTCGTACGCCGTGGAGCTCCTCTGGGTCCAGCCCCAGGGCAAGAAGCCGATGAAGGCCGCCGACTGGGCCCGCGGGGTACGCATCGCGCCGGGCGAGCTCCTCGGGGTCTGA